The Microvirga thermotolerans sequence TCCGCATGGGGGCCCCTGCGCTTCCACTCGATCCTCAGCGGCTGCGAGAAGCCTGCCAGGCGCTCCCCGACGATCTCGGGCCAGGCGACGATCACGTCCGAAGTGGCGAAGCCCTGCGCCGCGAGGCTCGGGCCGAGACACGTGTCGAGGAATTCGGCAAGGGGGCGGGGCCTGGGCCGCGTCTGGCGCATGTTGATTTCGATCCGAAAGGCGCGTTGGAATATTCCGTCAGGACGGTTATTCCACGCCACATGTTAACGTCCGCCGCGCGCGTCACCAAGCCCGATCCTGCCGACCTGCTCGCCTGGTACGACCGGCACCGGCGCGACCTGCCGTGGCGCGCCGGTGCGGGAGAGGCGGCCGATCCCTACCGGGTGTGGCTGTCCGAGATCATGCTTCAGCAGACCACCGTCACGGCGGTCAGGCCGTTCTACGAGGCGTTCCTGAAGCGCTTTCCCAGCGTCGCGGCCCTGGCGGAGGCGCCTGCCGATTCGGTCATGCAGGCCTGGGCCGGGCTCGGCTACTACTCCCGCGCCCGCAACCTCCATGCCTGCGCGAAGGCGGTGGTCGAGCGGCACGGGGGCCGTTTTCCCGAAACCGAGGACGAACTCCTGAAGCTTCCGGGCATCGGCGCCTACACGGCGGCGGCGGTCGCCGCCATCGCCTTCGGCCGGCGGGCCGCGGCGGTGGACGGCAACGTGGAGCGGGTCGTCTCCCGGCTCTTTTCCGTCGAGGAGCCCCTGCCGAAGGCCAGGCCCCTGATCCGGACCCTCACCCTCGATCTCGTCCCGGACGGCCGGCCGGGGGACTTCGCGCAGGCGCTCATGGACCTGGGGGCCACGATCTGCACGCCGAAGCGCCCGGCCTGCGCCCTCTGTCCCTGGATGGTTCCCTGCAAGGCGCGCGCCGAGGGGCTGCAGGAGGCCTATCCGAAGAAGCTCAGGAGGGAGGCCGGACAGCTCCGGCGCGGGGCCGCCTTCGTGGTGCTGCGCGCCGACGACAGCATCCTCCTGCGCACCCGCCCGGCGCAGGGTCTCCTGGGCGGCATGGCGGAGACGCCCACGAGCCCGTGGGAGCCCGGATACGAGCCCGCCCGGGCCGTGCTGGACGCGCCCATCGAGGCCCGGTGGCAGCGCCTGCCGGGGACGGTGCGCCACGTGTTCACGCACTTCCCCCTCGAGCTGACCGTGCTC is a genomic window containing:
- the mutY gene encoding A/G-specific adenine glycosylase; its protein translation is MLTSAARVTKPDPADLLAWYDRHRRDLPWRAGAGEAADPYRVWLSEIMLQQTTVTAVRPFYEAFLKRFPSVAALAEAPADSVMQAWAGLGYYSRARNLHACAKAVVERHGGRFPETEDELLKLPGIGAYTAAAVAAIAFGRRAAAVDGNVERVVSRLFSVEEPLPKARPLIRTLTLDLVPDGRPGDFAQALMDLGATICTPKRPACALCPWMVPCKARAEGLQEAYPKKLRREAGQLRRGAAFVVLRADDSILLRTRPAQGLLGGMAETPTSPWEPGYEPARAVLDAPIEARWQRLPGTVRHVFTHFPLELTVLFAKVPRDTPAPDDMRWTPRRALSGEALPGVMKKVIAHALGGAAPLGKGEKDGTRKGRPGRGPQAS